The Fragaria vesca subsp. vesca linkage group LG2, FraVesHawaii_1.0, whole genome shotgun sequence genome includes a window with the following:
- the LOC101296837 gene encoding uncharacterized protein LOC101296837 has product MSMAPHSIFSKCFRFARVFCTNGQPTQGLASLQKRLFSTRVSLPAECTVSYLVNSCGLSPESAALVSHKVKLRSLDKPNSALALLKLYEFSDAQISEVVRRFPLVLVANAKKTILPKLEFLCSIGISKLDLARSLSYNPWNLRRSLENHIIPTCSFLKSLGLSDDNVVHLLKHKSFIFNENLSNKVTPNVELVRKLGMPQSYIARLITIYADIMARKPELFSQLVHQVSEMGFDPKKFNFVNAIAALSMKETTWKRCREAYMRWGWSEDHVMSAFKMYPQCMLFSEKKLMGTMDFLVNKMGRQSQAVAKYPYVLCYSLEKRIIPRFSVFRVLVLKGLIEENWSLGSVITISEKIFLDTFVNRYLSQVPQLLDVYQGKVDFQDM; this is encoded by the coding sequence ATGAGTATGGCACCCCACTCCATCTTCAGTAAATGCTTCAGATTCGCTCGTGTGTTTTGCACAAATGGGCAACCAACGCAGGGATTGGCTTCACTTCAAAAGCGGCTCTTTTCTACAAGAGTGAGTCTCCCAGCCGAATGTACAGTCTCCTACCTGGTTAACTCGTGTGGATTGTCCCCAGAATCCGCTGCTCTAGTATCCCACAAGGTAAAGCTTCGATCTTTAGACAAACCAAACTCCGCTTTAGCGCTTTTGAAACTCTATGAATTCTCAGATGCCCAGATCTCAGAGGTTGTCCGGAGATTCCCACTTGTTTTGGTCGCCAATGCCAAGAAAACCATTTTGCCAAAACTCGAGTTTTTGTGTTCCATAGGAATCTCAAAGCTGGACCTTGCAAGATCACTGAGCTACAACCCATGGAACTTGAGGAGGAGCTTGGAAAACCATATTATACCCACTTGTAGCTTCCTCAAGAGCTTGGGCCTCTCTGATGACAACGTCGTTCATCTTTTGAAGCACAAGTCCTTTATTTTCAATGAAAATCTATCCAACAAGGTGACACCCAATGTTGAGCTTGTGAGGAAATTGGGCATGCCCCAGTCGTATATTGCCCGATTGATAACGATTTATGCTGATATTATGGCGAGAAAGCCTGAATTGTTCAGTCAACTTGTGCATCAAGTCTCAGAAATGGGATTTGACCCTAAAAAATTTAACTTTGTAAACGCTATTGCTGCATTATCTATGAAAGAGACGACATGGAAACGATGTCGAGAAGCTTATATGAGATGGGGTTGGTCCGAGGATCATGTGATGTCTGCCTTCAAGATGTATCCACAATGTATGCTTTTTTCGGAGAAGAAATTAATGGGAACAATGGATTTCTTGGTGAACAAGATGGGACGGCAGTCACAAGCTGTTGCCAAGTATCCCTATGTTTTGTGTTACAGCTTGGAGAAGAGAATCATCCCGAGGTTTTCAGTTTTTAGAGTTTTGGTTTTGAAAGGATTGATAGAAGAGAACTGGAGTTTGGGTTCTGTGATTACAATATCGGAGAAGATTTTCTTGGATACGTTTGTGAACAGATATCTCAGCCAAGTACCTCAATTGTTAGATGTGTACCAAGGGAAAGTGGATTTTCAGGATATGTGA
- the LOC101307074 gene encoding uncharacterized protein LOC101307074: MASRSIFRKSLRLSLLFCRDGQPFGTRPLSSSAIPSGQDDCAVSYLVHSCRLSHEAAIEASHKVKLSSLEKPDSVLALLRQYEFSDTQISTLVRKCPKFLLADVKKTLLPKLEFLSSMGMSRLDLARILSYHPWLLRRSLENCIIPFHTLLKSVVLSDVKVVQIWKRNTMFIDKVSKNGLPNVEFVREMGMPQSCIAQMVTYHTKIVMREPEVFRELVGQVQQFGFDPWKSNFVQAMKALHYKKTWRQCEEAYRSWGWSENHILSAFRSCPLCMIKSRKKIMETMDFLVNKMGWHSHKIAKYPNVFCYSLEKRIIPRCSVVRVLLLRGLIKEEKEKLSLATVFMTSDEYFLNNFVNRYLNQVPQLLNVYQGKLEYEDV; encoded by the coding sequence ATGGCAAGCCGCTCCATTTTCCGTAAGAGTCTCAGATTGTCTCTACTGTTTTGCAGAGATGGGCAACCATTTGGTACAAGACCCTTGAGCAGCTCCGCAATCCCATCCGGCCAAGATGATTGTGCAGTCTCTTACCTGGTTCACTCGTGTAGATTGTCCCATGAAGCCGCCATTGAAGCATCCCACAAGGTAAAGCTTTCATCTTTAGAGAAACCAGACTCTGTTTTAGCCCTTTTGAGACAGTATGAATTCTCAGATACCCAAATCTCAACTCTTGTGCGGAAATGCCCAAAATTTCTGCTGGCGGATGTGAAGAAAACCCTTTTGCCAAAGCTCGAGTTTTTAAGCTCCATGGGAATGTCAAGGTTGGACCTTGCAAGAATACTGAGCTACCACCCATGGCTCTTGCGTCGAAGCTTGGAAAACTGCATTATACCCTTTCATACATTGCTCAAAAGCGTGGTGCTCTCTGATGTCAAGGTCGTCCAAATTTGGAAGCGTAACACGATGTTCATAGATAAGGTATCCAAGAATGGATTACCGAATGTTGAGTTTGTGAGAGAAATGGGGATGCCCCAGTCCTGTATCGCCCAGATGGTGACATATCATACTAAAATTGTGATGAGAGAACCTGAAGTGTTCAGGGAACTTGTGGGTCAAGTCCAACAATTTGGATTTGACCCTTGGAAGTCCAACTTTGTGCAAGCCATGAAAGCATTACATTATAAGAAGACATGGAGGCAATGTGAAGAGGCTTATAGGAGTTGGGGTTGGTCTGAGAATCATATTCTTTCTGCCTTCAGATCTTGTCCACTGTGCATGATCAAGTCTCGCAAGAAAATAATGGAAACAATGGATTTCTTAGTGAACAAGATGGGGTGGCATTCACACAAGATTGCAAAATATCCCAATGTTTTTTGTTACAGCTTGGAGAAGAGAATCATCCCTAGGTGTTCAGTTGTTAGAGTTTTGCTTTTGAGAGGACTGATCAAAGAGGAGAAGGAGAAGTTGAGTTTGGCTACTGTTTTTATGACTTCAGATGAGTACTTCTTGAATAATTTTGTGAACAGATATCTCAACCAAGTACCCCAATTGTTGAATGTGTACCAAGGGAAACTGGAATATGAGGATGTGTGA